One region of Arvicola amphibius chromosome 3, mArvAmp1.2, whole genome shotgun sequence genomic DNA includes:
- the Ppm1m gene encoding protein phosphatase 1M isoform X1: protein MSAGWFRRRFLPGGPLPEPQPPGPRSSPVPYHRPRFLRGSGSSPGATDTSRRSDSRPVRCPARGRTLPWNAGYAEIINAEKSEFNEDQAACGKLCIQRCEFGIEDEWLTVCPEEFLTGHYWALFDGHGGPAAAILAANTLHSCLRRQLEAVVEGLLATQPPMHLSGRCVCSSDPQFVEEKGIRAEDLVIGALESAFQECDDVIGRELEASGQVGGCTALVAVSLQGKLYVANAGDSRAILVRRDEIRVLSSEFTPETERQRIQQLAFIYPELLAGEFTRLEFPRRLKGDDLGQKVLFRDHHMNGWSYKQVEKSDLKYPLIHGQGRQARLLGTLAVSRGLGDHQLRVLDTNIQLKPFLLSIPQVTVLDVDQLALQEEDVVVMATDGLWDVLSNEQVARLVRSFLTGNREDPHRFSELAKVLIHNTQGKDDGATGEGQVSYDDVSVFVIPLHSPGQGSGGH, encoded by the exons ATGTCCGCCGGCTGGTTCCGGCGCCGCTTTCTACCCGGGGGTCCGCTTCCCGAGCCGCAGCCACCGGGGCCGCGCTCCAGCCCGGTGCCCTATCACCGTCCCCGCTTCCTGCGTGGCTCGGGCTCCAGCCCCGGCGCCACCGACACCTCGCGCCGCTCGGACTCCCGGCCCGTGCGCTGCCCGGCGCGAGGCCGCACGCTGCCTTGGAACGCAGGCTACGCCGA GATTATCAATGCTGAGAAATCTGAGTTCAATGAGGACCAGGCTGCTTGTGGGAAGCTGTGCATCCAGCGATGTGAGTTTGGGATTGAAGACGAGTGGCTGACGGTGTGCCCAGAGGAG TTCCTGACAGGTCATTACTGGGCCCTGTTTGATGGGCATGGCGGACCTGCAGCAGCCATTTTGGCTGCTAACACCCTGCATTCCTGCCTGCGCCGGCAGCTGGAGGCTGTGGTAGAAGGCTTGCTGGCCACCCAGCCCCCCATGCATCTCAGTGGCCGCTGCGTCTGCTCCAGTGACCCCCAGTTTGTGGAGGAAAAGGGTATCCGGGCAGAAGATTTGGTGATTGGGGCCTTGGAGAGTGCCTTTCAGGAATGT GATGATGTGATTGGGAGAGAGCTGGAGGCCTCGGGCCAGGTGGGTGGCTGTACAGCCCTGGTGGCTGTGTCCCTGCAGGGGAAGCTGTATGTGGCCAATGCTGGGGATAGCAG AGCCATCTTGGTGCGGAGAGATGAGATACGGGTGCTGAGTTCTGAGTTTACCCCAGAAACCGAGCGGCAGAGGATCCAGCAGCTG GCTTTCATCTACCCTGAGCTTCTGGCTGGTGAGTTCACCCGACTGGAGTTTCCACGGCGGCTGAAGGGGGATGACTTAGGGCAGAAGGTTTTGTTCCGGGATCATCACATGAACGGCTG GAGCTACAAACAGGTGGAAAAGTCTGACCTCAAGTATCCACTGATTCACGGACAGGGTAGGCAG gCTCGGTTACTAGGAACACTGGCTGTCTCCCGAGGCCTGGGAGACCATCAACTCAGAGTCCTGGACACCAACATCCAGCTCAAGCCCTTCCTGCTCTCCATCCCACAG GTGACTGTGTTGGATGTGGACCAACTGGCATTGCAAGAGGAGGATGTGGTTGTCATGGCAACTGATGGGCTCTGGGATGTCCTGTCCAATGAGCAGGTGGCACGGCTTGTGCGGAGCTTCCTCACTGGGAACCGAGAGGACCCACATAG GTTCTCAGAGTTGGCCAAAGTGCTGATACACAACACACAGGGGAAGGACGATGGTGCCACTGGAGAAGGGCAGGTGTCCTACGATGATGTCTCTGTGTTCGTGATTCCCTTGCACAGCCCAGGCCAAGGAAGTGGTGGCCACTGA
- the Ppm1m gene encoding protein phosphatase 1M isoform X2 codes for MSAGWFRRRFLPGGPLPEPQPPGPRSSPVPYHRPRFLRGSGSSPGATDTSRRSDSRPVRCPARGRTLPWNAGYAEIINAEKSEFNEDQAACGKLCIQRCEFGIEDEWLTVCPEEDDVIGRELEASGQVGGCTALVAVSLQGKLYVANAGDSRAILVRRDEIRVLSSEFTPETERQRIQQLAFIYPELLAGEFTRLEFPRRLKGDDLGQKVLFRDHHMNGWSYKQVEKSDLKYPLIHGQGRQARLLGTLAVSRGLGDHQLRVLDTNIQLKPFLLSIPQVTVLDVDQLALQEEDVVVMATDGLWDVLSNEQVARLVRSFLTGNREDPHRFSELAKVLIHNTQGKDDGATGEGQVSYDDVSVFVIPLHSPGQGSGGH; via the exons ATGTCCGCCGGCTGGTTCCGGCGCCGCTTTCTACCCGGGGGTCCGCTTCCCGAGCCGCAGCCACCGGGGCCGCGCTCCAGCCCGGTGCCCTATCACCGTCCCCGCTTCCTGCGTGGCTCGGGCTCCAGCCCCGGCGCCACCGACACCTCGCGCCGCTCGGACTCCCGGCCCGTGCGCTGCCCGGCGCGAGGCCGCACGCTGCCTTGGAACGCAGGCTACGCCGA GATTATCAATGCTGAGAAATCTGAGTTCAATGAGGACCAGGCTGCTTGTGGGAAGCTGTGCATCCAGCGATGTGAGTTTGGGATTGAAGACGAGTGGCTGACGGTGTGCCCAGAGGAG GATGATGTGATTGGGAGAGAGCTGGAGGCCTCGGGCCAGGTGGGTGGCTGTACAGCCCTGGTGGCTGTGTCCCTGCAGGGGAAGCTGTATGTGGCCAATGCTGGGGATAGCAG AGCCATCTTGGTGCGGAGAGATGAGATACGGGTGCTGAGTTCTGAGTTTACCCCAGAAACCGAGCGGCAGAGGATCCAGCAGCTG GCTTTCATCTACCCTGAGCTTCTGGCTGGTGAGTTCACCCGACTGGAGTTTCCACGGCGGCTGAAGGGGGATGACTTAGGGCAGAAGGTTTTGTTCCGGGATCATCACATGAACGGCTG GAGCTACAAACAGGTGGAAAAGTCTGACCTCAAGTATCCACTGATTCACGGACAGGGTAGGCAG gCTCGGTTACTAGGAACACTGGCTGTCTCCCGAGGCCTGGGAGACCATCAACTCAGAGTCCTGGACACCAACATCCAGCTCAAGCCCTTCCTGCTCTCCATCCCACAG GTGACTGTGTTGGATGTGGACCAACTGGCATTGCAAGAGGAGGATGTGGTTGTCATGGCAACTGATGGGCTCTGGGATGTCCTGTCCAATGAGCAGGTGGCACGGCTTGTGCGGAGCTTCCTCACTGGGAACCGAGAGGACCCACATAG GTTCTCAGAGTTGGCCAAAGTGCTGATACACAACACACAGGGGAAGGACGATGGTGCCACTGGAGAAGGGCAGGTGTCCTACGATGATGTCTCTGTGTTCGTGATTCCCTTGCACAGCCCAGGCCAAGGAAGTGGTGGCCACTGA